Proteins encoded in a region of the Poecilia reticulata strain Guanapo linkage group LG14, Guppy_female_1.0+MT, whole genome shotgun sequence genome:
- the puraa gene encoding purine-rich element binding protein Aa, with protein sequence MADRDSGSEQGGAATGPGFGSMHLAAGGAGSASGLQHETQELASKRVDIQNKRFYLDVKQNAKGRFLKIAEVGAGGNKSRLTLSMSVAVEFRDYLGDFIEHYAQLGPSNPGLVQDEPRRALKSEFLVRENRKYYMDLKENQRGRFLRIRQTVNRGPGLGSTQGQTIALPAQGLIEFRDALAKLIDDYGVEDEPAELPEGSSLTVDNKRFFFDVGSNKYGVFMRVSEVKPTYRNSITVPYKVWSKFGNTFCKYAEEMKKIQEKQREKRACELQQQEEMQADDGDED encoded by the coding sequence ATGGCGGACAGAGACAGTGGAAGTGAGCAGGGAGGAGCGGCCACGGGCCCAGGCTTCGGCTCCATGCACCTAGCGGCAGGAGGGGCGGGCTCGGCCTCCGGGCTCCAGCATGAGACGCAGGAGCTGGCGTCAAAGCGGGTCGACATCCAGAACAAGCGCTTCTATTTGGACGTTAAGCAGAACGCGAAGGGCCGCTTCTTGAAGATAGCCGAAGTCGGGGCCGGCGGAAACAAGAGCCGCCTCACTCTCTCCATGTCCGTGGCGGTCGAGTTCCGAGACTACTTGGGGGACTTCATCGAGCACTACGCCCAGCTGGGACCGAGCAACCCTGGGCTGGTACAGGACGAGCCCAGGCGGGCGCTGAAAAGTGAGTTCCTGGTCCGGGAGAATCGGAAATACTACATGGATCTGAAAGAGAACCAGAGAGGACGGTTTCTGCGGATCAGACAGACCGTTAACCGGGGGCCCGGGTTGGGTTCGACGCAAGGCCAGACGATCGCTCTGCCCGCACAGGGACTTATTGAGTTTCGCGACGCTCTGGCTAAACTTATTGACGATTACGGCGTAGAGGACGAGCCCGCGGAGCTGCCGGAGGGATCGTCGTTGACTGTGGACAACAAGCGGTTTTTCTTCGACGTCGGCTCCAATAAGTACGGCGTGTTTATGAGGGTGAGCGAGGTGAAGCCCACCTACCGCAACTCTATCACGGTGCCCTACAAAGTGTGGTCCAAATTCGGGAATACTTTCTGTAAATACGCCGAGGAGATGAAGAAGATCCAGGAGAAGCAGCGGGAGAAAAGGGCATGCGAGCTGCAGCAACAAGAGGAGATGCAGGCGGACGATGGGGACGAGGATTGA